A DNA window from Thermoanaerobaculales bacterium contains the following coding sequences:
- the murF gene encoding UDP-N-acetylmuramoyl-tripeptide--D-alanyl-D-alanine ligase, protein MTALDVARAVGGDLAGDPSVMITGAEVDSRRVRGGDLFVALPGERCDGHQFVAEALAAGAAALVRGSAGLTAPEGRALIRVVDPLAAYWELARRERERRRWTIAAVTGSVGKTTVKDFLAHLLGRQRPTGASTGNRNSTLGLPAELLSQPDQIEVFVAEAGTSRFGELDRLGGILRPIGVLVYTRIAPVHTEFFGGLDGIVRAKGELLAHLDRAGTLVINAGDPRQQGYAAATGARVLRYGDGGEARIELLEDRGLLGTSFDLVVPGGRSRVELAVAGRHQAENLLAAAAAGAALGLTAEQIADAARDLRAAPHRGRVHRLAGGAVLVDDSYNASPVAVARMLELLASAEGRRIAVLGEMFELGELADEAHREIGAAAARSCDLLIAVGADAARLLGDAARAAGLGQVELVGDAGAAALLLGERLRAGDVVLVKGSRGVGLDRTVAALLGEEAA, encoded by the coding sequence ATGACCGCTCTCGACGTCGCCCGCGCGGTCGGCGGCGACCTGGCCGGCGACCCCTCGGTGATGATCACCGGCGCCGAGGTGGACTCGCGCCGGGTGCGGGGGGGCGACCTGTTCGTCGCCTTGCCCGGCGAGCGATGTGACGGCCACCAGTTCGTGGCGGAGGCGCTCGCGGCCGGCGCCGCGGCGCTGGTGAGGGGCTCGGCCGGGCTGACGGCACCGGAGGGGCGCGCGCTGATCCGGGTCGTAGACCCGCTGGCTGCCTACTGGGAGCTCGCCCGCCGCGAGCGGGAGCGCCGCCGGTGGACGATCGCCGCGGTCACGGGATCGGTCGGCAAGACGACGGTCAAGGACTTCCTCGCCCACCTGTTGGGACGGCAGCGGCCGACCGGCGCCTCCACCGGCAACCGGAACAGCACTCTCGGCCTGCCGGCCGAGCTGCTGTCCCAGCCCGACCAGATCGAGGTCTTCGTCGCCGAGGCCGGGACCAGCCGGTTCGGGGAGCTCGACCGGCTGGGCGGGATCCTGCGGCCGATCGGGGTCCTCGTCTACACCCGGATCGCGCCGGTCCACACCGAGTTCTTCGGCGGGCTGGACGGGATCGTCCGTGCCAAGGGCGAGCTGCTCGCACATCTCGACCGCGCCGGGACCCTGGTGATCAACGCCGGCGACCCGCGGCAGCAGGGGTATGCGGCGGCGACCGGCGCCCGGGTCCTGCGCTACGGTGACGGTGGCGAGGCGCGGATCGAGCTCCTCGAGGACCGCGGCCTGCTCGGGACCAGCTTCGACCTGGTGGTGCCCGGCGGCAGGTCGCGCGTCGAGCTGGCGGTGGCCGGGCGGCACCAGGCCGAGAACTTGCTGGCGGCGGCGGCCGCCGGCGCCGCGCTCGGCCTGACCGCGGAGCAGATCGCGGACGCGGCGCGCGACCTGCGGGCCGCGCCGCACCGGGGCAGGGTGCACCGCCTTGCCGGCGGCGCCGTGCTGGTCGATGACAGCTACAACGCCTCGCCGGTCGCGGTGGCGCGGATGCTGGAGCTGCTGGCCTCGGCGGAGGGGCGGCGGATCGCCGTGCTGGGCGAGATGTTCGAGCTGGGCGAGCTCGCCGATGAAGCCCACCGGGAGATCGGCGCCGCGGCGGCGCGGTCCTGCGACCTGCTGATCGCGGTGGGCGCCGATGCCGCCCGCCTGCTCGGCGACGCCGCCCGCGCCGCGGGCCTCGGGCAGGTGGAGCTGGTCGGCGACGCCGGGGCGGCGGCGCTCCTCCTCGGCGAGCGGCTGCGAGCCGGCGACGTCGTGCTGGTGAAGGGATCGCGAGGGGTCGGCCTGGACCGCACGGTGGCCGCGCTTCTCGGGGAGGAGGCGGCCTGA
- the murC gene encoding UDP-N-acetylmuramate--L-alanine ligase, protein MSRHLHFMGAGGVGMCGLAEVLLSDGLRVSGCDLELTERTARLVELGATMARGHDPAHLGGVDALVVSAAVNPAHPEVAAARTAGVPVVRRAELLGWLMRKARGVAVAGTHGKTTTTALAGHLLDAAGLAPTVVVGGNARFMGAHGRRGTGELIVCEADEYDRSFLELDPEIAVITNVEAEHLDCYDGPDDLHAAFATFANRAAPFGVVVLCGDDPGARSLAPRLRRRALWYGIAPGLDLVATGIAADAGGSRFVVESAAGGRLGSVKLPLLGRHNVRNALAALAVGLELGVDFDRLAAACESFAGVARRFQVLGERAGVTVVDDYAHHPTEISAVLAAARQAMPGRRLVAVFQPHLFSRTRDFAGAFGEALLAADVTIVLPIYPARETPIPGIDGSLVADEARRRGHAAVETVDGMAGALARLGGLLQPGDVLLTLGAGDVHRLAESWLGGGR, encoded by the coding sequence ATGAGCCGGCACCTGCACTTCATGGGCGCCGGCGGCGTCGGCATGTGCGGCCTGGCGGAGGTTCTGCTCAGCGATGGCCTCAGGGTGAGCGGCTGCGACCTCGAGCTGACCGAGCGCACCGCGCGGCTCGTCGAGCTGGGCGCGACGATGGCGCGGGGCCACGACCCGGCCCACCTCGGCGGCGTCGACGCGCTGGTCGTCTCGGCAGCAGTGAACCCGGCCCACCCCGAGGTCGCCGCGGCCAGGACGGCCGGCGTGCCGGTCGTCCGCCGCGCCGAGCTCCTCGGCTGGCTGATGCGGAAGGCGCGCGGCGTGGCCGTGGCCGGGACCCACGGCAAGACGACGACGACCGCGCTGGCCGGGCACCTGCTCGACGCGGCCGGCCTGGCCCCGACGGTGGTGGTCGGCGGCAATGCGCGGTTCATGGGAGCGCACGGCCGCCGGGGGACCGGCGAGCTGATCGTCTGCGAGGCCGACGAGTACGACCGGTCGTTCCTGGAGCTCGATCCCGAGATCGCGGTCATCACCAACGTCGAGGCCGAGCACCTGGACTGCTACGACGGCCCGGACGACCTGCACGCCGCCTTCGCCACCTTCGCCAACCGGGCCGCCCCGTTCGGCGTCGTGGTGCTGTGCGGCGACGATCCGGGCGCGAGATCGCTCGCTCCCCGGCTGCGGCGGCGGGCCCTGTGGTACGGCATTGCGCCGGGTCTCGACCTGGTCGCCACCGGCATCGCGGCCGACGCGGGCGGCTCGCGCTTCGTCGTCGAGAGCGCGGCGGGCGGGCGGCTCGGCTCGGTCAAGCTGCCGTTGCTGGGGCGGCACAACGTGCGCAACGCGCTCGCCGCGCTCGCGGTCGGGCTCGAGCTGGGCGTCGACTTCGACCGGCTCGCGGCGGCCTGCGAGAGCTTCGCGGGCGTGGCGCGGCGCTTCCAGGTGCTCGGTGAGCGGGCCGGGGTGACCGTGGTCGACGACTACGCCCACCATCCCACCGAGATCTCGGCGGTGCTGGCGGCCGCCCGGCAGGCCATGCCGGGCCGCCGGCTGGTCGCGGTGTTCCAGCCGCATCTCTTCAGCCGCACCAGGGACTTCGCGGGCGCCTTCGGCGAGGCGCTGCTGGCCGCGGACGTGACGATCGTGCTGCCGATCTACCCGGCGCGGGAGACGCCGATCCCGGGCATCGACGGCAGCCTCGTGGCGGACGAGGCGCGGCGGCGCGGCCACGCCGCGGTGGAGACGGTCGACGGCATGGCGGGTGCGCTGGCGCGGCTCGGCGGGCTGCTGCAGCCCGGTGACGTCCTGCTCACCCTCGGCGCCGGGGACGTGCACCGGCTCGCCGAGAGCTGGCTCGGAGGTGGACGGTGA
- a CDS encoding UDP-N-acetylmuramoyl-L-alanyl-D-glutamate--2,6-diaminopimelate ligase — MRLADLLERLGGGVLEGDGSVRVKGISHDSRRVGRGEIFAALPGRRAHGAEFLDQALARGAEAVLSSRKRPRGVTVPWIRSSRPRRLMALAAWPLAGDPQRELLMVGITGTNGKSTTAHLTSLILRAAKVPCAFAGTLGFTLPSGAVVASERTTPEATDLAPLLRRTVAEGGRAAVMEVSSHALMEDRLAGLEFQVATWTNLSRDHLDYHGDMERYFLAKRRLFDEHLAPGGRRVLPVEDPWGARLLDEARAGDVAWGLGHGDVCAREVAGDLDGSRFLLSIGAESVPVQLPLVGVHNLRNALAAAASAHAAGVGLAAIRSGLESATPLTGRLERIATARQFPIFVDYAHTPDGLRSVLQGLRRLTDRKLIVVFGAGGDRDTGKRGPMGFAVGELADVAVVTSDNPRSEDPERIAAAVADGVRAGGGEPVVILDRRAAIEHALASANERSLVLVAGKGHETTQTIGDRVIRFSDQEVIRELAAGGSCG; from the coding sequence GTGAGGCTGGCCGACCTCCTCGAGCGCCTCGGCGGCGGCGTGCTGGAAGGCGACGGGTCGGTGCGGGTCAAGGGCATCAGCCATGACTCGCGGCGGGTCGGCCGCGGAGAGATCTTCGCGGCCCTGCCGGGCCGCCGCGCGCACGGCGCCGAGTTTCTCGATCAGGCGCTGGCGCGGGGAGCGGAAGCGGTGCTGAGCAGCCGCAAGCGGCCGCGGGGCGTGACGGTGCCGTGGATCCGGTCGTCCCGCCCGCGGCGGCTGATGGCGCTGGCGGCGTGGCCGCTCGCCGGAGACCCGCAGCGCGAGCTCCTGATGGTGGGCATCACCGGCACCAACGGCAAGAGCACGACCGCCCACCTGACCAGCCTGATCCTCCGCGCGGCCAAGGTCCCGTGCGCCTTCGCGGGGACGCTCGGGTTCACGCTGCCGTCGGGCGCGGTGGTGGCGAGCGAACGGACCACGCCGGAGGCGACGGACCTCGCCCCCCTGCTGCGCCGGACCGTGGCCGAGGGCGGCCGGGCGGCGGTGATGGAGGTGTCGTCCCACGCCCTGATGGAGGACCGTCTCGCCGGTCTCGAGTTCCAGGTGGCGACGTGGACCAACCTGTCGAGGGACCACCTCGACTATCACGGCGACATGGAGCGCTACTTCCTGGCCAAGCGACGGCTGTTCGACGAGCACCTCGCGCCCGGCGGCCGGCGGGTGCTTCCGGTGGAGGACCCGTGGGGGGCGCGGCTTCTCGACGAGGCGCGCGCCGGCGACGTCGCCTGGGGGCTCGGGCACGGCGACGTGTGCGCGAGGGAGGTCGCCGGAGACCTCGACGGCAGCCGCTTCCTGCTCTCGATCGGCGCCGAGTCGGTGCCGGTCCAGCTGCCGCTGGTCGGCGTCCACAACCTGCGCAACGCGCTCGCCGCAGCGGCCTCGGCGCACGCCGCCGGAGTGGGGCTGGCGGCGATCCGCTCCGGGCTGGAGTCGGCGACGCCGCTGACCGGGCGGCTCGAGCGCATCGCCACCGCTCGCCAGTTCCCGATCTTCGTCGACTACGCGCACACTCCCGACGGGCTGCGTTCGGTCCTGCAGGGGCTGCGCCGGCTGACCGACCGGAAGCTGATCGTGGTGTTCGGCGCCGGCGGGGACCGCGACACCGGCAAGCGCGGGCCGATGGGCTTCGCCGTCGGCGAGCTCGCCGATGTGGCGGTGGTGACGTCCGACAACCCCCGGTCGGAGGACCCGGAGAGGATCGCGGCGGCGGTCGCCGATGGGGTTCGCGCGGGCGGCGGCGAGCCGGTCGTGATCCTCGACCGGCGGGCGGCCATCGAGCACGCGCTCGCGAGCGCCAACGAACGCTCCCTGGTGCTGGTGGCGGGGAAGGGCCACGAGACGACCCAGACGATCGGCGATCGGGTGATCCGCTTCTCCGACCAGGAGGTGATCCGCGAGCTGGCGGCGGGGGGCTCGTGCGGATGA
- a CDS encoding putative peptidoglycan glycosyltransferase FtsW — MPIRQRFDRVLLGAAVLQVAVGLALLASASWVVARERYGLPESYFFTWQASAAVVGLGVLVACMHLKSGLLIEPKLSRLGLAASWLMLAAAFAMPEVANTHRWLSVGGISVQPSVLARLAITLFAAVELTAAAREGWTWRRPATLGGISFATAGLIVLEPDLGSAALLLIVVAAMAFVAGMPLRMLAIPAAASVVAMAGAVVSSPYRMERVRAFLDPEAASAAAWQSTQSLIALGSGGLTGRGYGSGLQKLFFLPEPHTDFIFAITGEELGLVGLLMLVGLASVIVWRGLRVAFRLQSPGRSLLAFGLAIAFAAQSLIHMVVCLALVPPKGIPLPLVSYGKTDLVVSLMAVGLLLNLSREVAS, encoded by the coding sequence GTGCCGATAAGGCAGCGCTTCGATCGGGTGCTGCTGGGCGCGGCCGTCCTCCAGGTCGCGGTCGGGCTGGCGCTGCTCGCATCGGCCTCGTGGGTGGTGGCCCGCGAGCGCTACGGGCTCCCGGAGTCCTACTTCTTCACCTGGCAGGCGTCCGCCGCGGTGGTCGGCCTCGGCGTGCTGGTGGCCTGCATGCACCTCAAGAGCGGGCTCCTGATCGAGCCGAAGCTGTCCCGCCTGGGTCTCGCCGCGAGCTGGCTGATGCTGGCGGCGGCGTTCGCGATGCCGGAGGTGGCGAACACCCACCGGTGGCTGTCGGTGGGCGGGATCTCGGTCCAGCCCTCGGTGCTGGCCCGGCTCGCGATCACGTTGTTCGCGGCGGTCGAGCTGACCGCCGCGGCGCGCGAGGGCTGGACCTGGCGACGGCCGGCGACGCTCGGCGGCATCAGCTTCGCGACCGCCGGGCTGATCGTGCTCGAGCCGGACCTCGGCTCGGCCGCGCTGCTGCTGATCGTCGTCGCCGCGATGGCGTTCGTAGCCGGCATGCCGCTCCGGATGCTCGCGATTCCGGCCGCGGCCTCGGTGGTCGCCATGGCAGGCGCGGTCGTGTCGTCACCCTACCGGATGGAGCGGGTGCGCGCCTTCCTCGACCCGGAGGCCGCCTCGGCCGCGGCCTGGCAGAGCACCCAGAGCCTGATCGCACTGGGCAGCGGCGGGCTCACCGGCCGGGGCTACGGCTCCGGCCTGCAGAAGCTGTTCTTCCTGCCCGAGCCGCACACCGACTTCATCTTCGCGATCACCGGCGAGGAGCTCGGACTGGTGGGGCTGCTGATGCTGGTCGGGCTGGCGTCGGTGATCGTCTGGCGGGGGCTGCGGGTGGCCTTCCGGCTGCAGTCGCCGGGGCGCTCGCTGCTCGCCTTCGGGCTCGCGATCGCCTTCGCGGCGCAGTCGCTGATCCACATGGTGGTGTGCCTGGCCCTGGTTCCTCCCAAGGGCATTCCGCTTCCCCTGGTGAGCTACGGCAAGACCGACCTGGTGGTCAGCCTGATGGCGGTCGGGCTGCTGCTCAACCTGTCCCGCGAGGTGGCGTCGTGA
- a CDS encoding FtsQ-type POTRA domain-containing protein codes for MKASFLPERLRPHAQRRRSRRSLLLIAVVPATLALTPLWRVQAVDLAGCASLPSEVTASLTQLVGRPALAVSPQWVRRQLEQWPEVAEVEVRLELPGTLRVSATRKPAQGSIAAGSRWRAVTSSGELAGSLDQPLEPVLDGVRCRPAEMRRALSVAERCATATGGRVESVREITPLDFELRLWPAGAEQPIVLHLRPEPTAGERYWLERIARGEARSPWADLRWDERLVLGGVG; via the coding sequence GTGAAGGCGTCGTTCCTTCCCGAGCGGCTCCGCCCGCACGCCCAGCGACGGCGCTCTCGCCGCTCGCTACTGCTGATCGCGGTCGTTCCCGCGACCCTCGCGCTGACCCCGCTGTGGCGGGTGCAGGCGGTGGACCTGGCAGGCTGCGCGAGCCTTCCCTCCGAGGTCACGGCCTCGCTCACCCAGCTCGTCGGGCGGCCGGCGCTGGCGGTCAGCCCGCAGTGGGTGCGGCGCCAGCTCGAGCAGTGGCCGGAGGTCGCCGAGGTCGAGGTCCGGCTCGAGCTGCCGGGGACCCTGCGCGTGTCCGCGACCCGGAAGCCCGCGCAGGGGTCGATCGCGGCGGGGTCGCGGTGGCGGGCGGTCACCAGCTCCGGTGAGCTGGCGGGCTCCCTCGACCAGCCCCTGGAGCCGGTCCTCGACGGTGTTCGCTGCCGGCCGGCCGAGATGCGGCGCGCCTTGTCGGTGGCCGAGCGCTGCGCCACGGCGACCGGCGGCCGGGTGGAGAGCGTGCGCGAAATCACCCCGTTGGACTTCGAGCTGCGGCTGTGGCCGGCGGGCGCCGAGCAGCCGATCGTCCTGCACCTCCGCCCCGAGCCCACGGCCGGGGAGCGCTACTGGCTGGAGCGCATTGCCCGCGGCGAGGCACGATCGCCGTGGGCCGACCTGCGCTGGGACGAGAGACTGGTCCTGGGGGGTGTCGGGTGA
- the murG gene encoding undecaprenyldiphospho-muramoylpentapeptide beta-N-acetylglucosaminyltransferase codes for MSRTVVVAGGGTGGHIFPGLAVVRELQALGARAHWLGARKGLEAELVGQRGVPLTLVDLEGFHGRGAVAVLRALGLMPGAVATSIRTMLEIEPSAVLGVGGYASGAGLMAAGLLGIPYVLQEQNSIPGLTNRFLSPWSALVCCGFADAVRAFPSLPAEWTGNPVRESFFKVPPVEPATPPRLLVLGGSQGSLFLNRTLPRAVAILRGRGITPQVRHQAGVRWADVVRTSYQDLAIGAEVAAFLSEPWTALAEADLVVARSGALTVSELAAAGRGAVLIPFAAAAGGHQLHNARSQEKAGGAVVLTEAEASPERVADVLQELLADPGRLRAMGSCSRAVSLPDAARRIAERVLAVGSGR; via the coding sequence GTGAGCCGCACGGTGGTGGTAGCCGGCGGCGGCACCGGGGGCCACATCTTCCCGGGTCTCGCGGTGGTGCGCGAGCTGCAGGCGCTGGGCGCCCGCGCGCACTGGCTGGGCGCCCGCAAGGGGCTGGAGGCGGAGCTGGTCGGACAGCGCGGCGTGCCGTTGACGCTGGTCGACCTCGAGGGCTTCCACGGTCGCGGCGCGGTCGCCGTGCTGCGGGCGCTCGGCCTGATGCCGGGCGCCGTCGCCACCTCGATCAGGACCATGCTCGAGATCGAGCCGAGCGCGGTGCTCGGCGTCGGCGGCTACGCGTCCGGCGCCGGGCTGATGGCCGCCGGGCTGCTCGGCATTCCCTACGTTCTCCAGGAGCAGAACTCGATACCGGGCCTCACCAACCGGTTCCTCTCGCCCTGGTCGGCGCTGGTCTGCTGCGGCTTCGCGGACGCCGTCCGCGCCTTCCCCTCGCTGCCCGCGGAGTGGACCGGAAACCCGGTGCGGGAGTCCTTCTTCAAGGTCCCCCCGGTCGAGCCAGCGACGCCGCCGCGGCTGCTGGTCCTGGGCGGCAGCCAGGGGTCGCTGTTCCTCAACCGCACCTTGCCGCGGGCGGTGGCGATCCTGCGCGGGCGCGGGATCACGCCGCAGGTGCGGCACCAGGCGGGGGTCCGTTGGGCCGACGTGGTGCGCACCAGCTACCAGGACCTCGCGATCGGCGCCGAGGTCGCCGCGTTCCTGTCCGAGCCCTGGACGGCGCTCGCCGAGGCCGACCTGGTGGTCGCGAGGTCAGGCGCCCTCACCGTGTCCGAGCTGGCGGCGGCAGGCCGCGGCGCGGTGCTGATCCCGTTCGCGGCAGCGGCGGGTGGCCACCAGCTGCACAACGCCCGCTCGCAGGAGAAGGCAGGGGGCGCGGTCGTGCTGACCGAGGCCGAGGCCTCGCCGGAGCGGGTGGCCGACGTCCTGCAGGAGCTGCTGGCCGACCCCGGCCGGTTGCGCGCCATGGGCAGCTGCTCGCGAGCGGTCTCGCTGCCCGACGCCGCGCGCCGGATCGCCGAGCGGGTGCTCGCGGTGGGGAGCGGCCGATGA
- the mraY gene encoding phospho-N-acetylmuramoyl-pentapeptide-transferase — translation MLYALLLPLGKQFIGFNVFRYITFRTGLALATAFFLSLVVGPWLVNRLRALQIRQEIREEGPEHHQVKAGTPTMGGLLIVGSIALTTLLWADLGNLYVWTVLGVSLGFAAIGFTDDWIKVRRRRNLGLTARQKILLQALVGLAGGLAAKAIAAPAPHAGALALPFVKDLLLPLGLAYLPFVMIVMLGSSNAVNLTDGLDGLAVGAMAIAAGTYTVFVYIAGHLRFAEYLRVVAVSGAGEVAVFTGAITGAALGFLWFNCHPAQVFMGDVGSLALGGGIGIVAVVAKQELLLMLVGGLFVLEALSVLIQVGSYKLRRKRVFRMAPLHHHFELAGWTETQVVVRFWIISVVFALAGLATLKLR, via the coding sequence ATGCTCTACGCGCTGCTGCTCCCGCTCGGCAAGCAGTTCATCGGCTTCAACGTCTTTCGTTACATCACCTTCCGCACGGGCCTCGCGCTGGCTACTGCGTTCTTCCTGAGCCTGGTGGTGGGGCCGTGGCTGGTGAACCGGCTGCGCGCGCTGCAGATCCGCCAGGAGATCCGCGAGGAGGGCCCCGAGCACCACCAGGTCAAGGCCGGGACCCCGACCATGGGCGGCCTGCTGATCGTCGGCTCGATCGCGCTCACCACCCTGCTGTGGGCCGACCTCGGCAACCTCTACGTGTGGACGGTGCTGGGGGTCAGCCTCGGCTTCGCCGCCATCGGCTTCACCGACGACTGGATCAAGGTTCGCCGCCGCCGCAACCTCGGCCTGACCGCGCGCCAGAAGATCCTCCTCCAGGCGCTGGTCGGGCTCGCCGGGGGCCTCGCGGCCAAGGCCATCGCCGCACCGGCGCCCCACGCCGGCGCGCTCGCGCTGCCGTTCGTCAAGGACCTGCTGCTGCCGCTCGGGCTCGCCTACCTGCCGTTCGTGATGATCGTGATGCTGGGATCGTCCAACGCGGTCAACCTCACCGACGGGCTGGACGGGCTCGCGGTGGGCGCGATGGCGATCGCCGCCGGGACCTACACGGTCTTCGTCTACATCGCGGGCCACCTGCGCTTCGCCGAGTACCTGCGGGTCGTCGCGGTGTCGGGCGCCGGCGAGGTCGCGGTCTTCACCGGCGCCATCACCGGCGCGGCCCTCGGCTTCCTGTGGTTCAACTGCCACCCCGCCCAGGTCTTCATGGGCGACGTCGGCTCGCTCGCGCTCGGGGGCGGCATCGGGATCGTGGCGGTGGTCGCCAAGCAGGAGCTGCTGCTGATGCTGGTCGGCGGCCTGTTCGTGCTCGAGGCGCTGTCGGTGCTGATCCAGGTCGGCTCGTACAAGCTGCGCCGCAAGCGGGTGTTCCGAATGGCGCCGCTCCACCACCACTTCGAGCTGGCCGGCTGGACCGAGACCCAGGTGGTGGTTCGTTTCTGGATCATCTCGGTGGTCTTCGCCCTGGCCGGGCTGGCCACGCTGAAGCTGAGGTGA
- the murD gene encoding UDP-N-acetylmuramoyl-L-alanine--D-glutamate ligase: MTARRRLLIVGLGRSGVAAARLADRDGAEVWVTDLRHEDELAAELAQLPPATRRFLGGHPTSALEGVEQVVTSPGVPPDAEILEAARRRGIEIVAEVEFAWLHAPATPLVAVTGSNGKSTVTTLVGEMLSASGVDAAAGGNLGTAASELVLVGGFSCWVLEVSSFQSELLGQMRPTVAVFLNLSQDHLERHPDMASYLAAKQRMFAFQGSSDAAVLNADEPAVAETATAARRRLFSIERPADAWLDGMRLVLDGATFTERAHVALGGLHNVANALAAVLAATELGATPDAAARVLREFRGLDHRHLTVHEAGGVTWVDDSKATNVGAALAALRGYPGRSVHLILGGQAKGQDFTVMAAEVARAAVSVYVIGIDGPAIATVLADAAPIVECETLERAVRQARAAAKAGQWVLLAPACASYDQFSGYAERGRRFAELARAEVNRCR, translated from the coding sequence ATGACGGCGCGCAGGCGGTTGCTGATCGTGGGGCTGGGCCGGTCCGGCGTGGCGGCCGCCCGGCTCGCGGACCGCGACGGCGCCGAGGTCTGGGTCACCGATCTGCGCCACGAGGACGAGCTCGCAGCCGAGCTCGCGCAGCTCCCGCCCGCCACCCGCCGCTTCCTGGGCGGGCATCCGACGAGCGCCCTGGAAGGGGTCGAGCAGGTGGTGACGTCGCCCGGCGTGCCCCCCGACGCCGAGATCCTGGAGGCGGCCCGGAGGCGCGGCATCGAGATCGTCGCCGAGGTCGAGTTCGCGTGGCTCCACGCGCCGGCGACGCCGCTGGTCGCCGTCACTGGCTCCAACGGCAAGAGCACCGTCACCACCCTGGTCGGCGAGATGCTGTCGGCGAGCGGCGTCGACGCGGCGGCGGGCGGCAACCTCGGGACCGCAGCCTCCGAGCTGGTCCTGGTCGGCGGCTTCAGCTGCTGGGTCCTCGAGGTCTCGAGCTTCCAGTCGGAGCTGCTCGGGCAGATGAGGCCGACGGTGGCGGTGTTCCTCAACCTGAGCCAGGACCACCTCGAGCGTCACCCCGACATGGCGAGCTACCTCGCCGCCAAGCAGCGGATGTTCGCGTTTCAGGGGTCGAGCGACGCCGCCGTGCTCAACGCCGACGAACCGGCGGTGGCCGAGACGGCGACGGCTGCGCGGCGCCGGCTGTTCTCGATCGAGCGCCCGGCCGATGCCTGGCTCGACGGCATGCGGCTGGTGCTCGACGGCGCCACCTTCACCGAGCGGGCGCACGTCGCGCTCGGCGGACTCCACAACGTCGCCAACGCGCTGGCCGCGGTGCTGGCGGCGACCGAGCTCGGCGCGACGCCCGACGCCGCGGCGCGGGTCCTGCGGGAGTTCCGCGGCCTCGACCATCGCCACCTGACGGTTCACGAGGCCGGGGGAGTCACCTGGGTCGACGACTCCAAGGCAACCAACGTCGGCGCCGCCCTGGCGGCGCTGCGCGGCTACCCAGGCCGGTCGGTGCACCTCATCCTGGGCGGCCAGGCCAAGGGCCAGGACTTCACCGTGATGGCCGCCGAGGTGGCGCGGGCCGCGGTGTCCGTCTACGTGATCGGCATCGACGGGCCGGCGATCGCCACGGTGCTCGCCGACGCCGCGCCGATCGTCGAGTGCGAGACCCTCGAACGGGCGGTCCGCCAGGCGCGGGCCGCGGCGAAGGCCGGCCAGTGGGTCCTGCTCGCGCCGGCGTGTGCCTCGTACGACCAGTTCTCGGGCTACGCCGAGCGGGGGCGGCGGTTCGCCGAGCTGGCGCGGGCGGAGGTGAACCGGTGCCGATAA